From one Sulfurimonas sp. HSL-3221 genomic stretch:
- a CDS encoding sensor histidine kinase produces MFCSHWCKSFVRDNIDYPEDSIEYKRSVIANLITVFAVLVLSLDIYNNLTHGFNTLAVLELFGIVTILINNILFRARRVRLETTSSILVGVISGLAILSLHIDGFEKDSALFWTASLPIYVFAQHGLKRGIRWSILNISGIGAVLLLSAFNIGDPIFPAGLMIQMFIGYVAISFVVYYFEHMRVDYEVRLAKTAREREVMLRELHHRVKNNMQVIMSLLWLQSEKIEEPKYRKYFTENIGRLRAMAMVHENLYSAEDFEDIDMHHYLQMLTLNLQKISAVKIHCECEKSIRLGIRNALSIGLIVNEGVTNAIKYAYDGTEHGEVLIKLVQRGRGSYDLIVRDYGKGLPERSETSEGIGMMLITDLVKGLDNGTCDIASDGGVTITITFDAKDGQA; encoded by the coding sequence ATGTTCTGCTCGCACTGGTGTAAAAGTTTTGTCCGTGACAATATCGACTATCCTGAAGATTCAATCGAGTATAAACGCTCCGTCATTGCAAACCTCATTACGGTCTTCGCGGTCCTGGTCCTCTCCCTGGACATCTATAACAACCTGACCCACGGTTTTAATACGCTTGCCGTCCTGGAGCTGTTCGGGATCGTAACCATTCTGATAAACAATATACTGTTCCGTGCCCGCAGGGTCAGATTGGAAACGACCTCCAGCATACTGGTCGGGGTGATTTCGGGGCTCGCCATCCTCTCGCTGCACATCGATGGGTTTGAAAAGGACTCCGCGCTCTTCTGGACCGCCTCCCTGCCGATTTACGTTTTTGCCCAGCACGGATTGAAGCGGGGGATCCGATGGAGTATCCTGAATATATCCGGTATCGGCGCCGTGCTGCTGCTGAGCGCGTTCAATATCGGCGATCCGATCTTTCCCGCGGGACTCATGATCCAGATGTTTATCGGCTATGTCGCCATCTCGTTCGTCGTCTACTATTTCGAACATATGCGCGTGGATTATGAAGTGCGCCTGGCGAAAACGGCACGGGAACGTGAAGTCATGCTCCGGGAGCTTCACCACCGCGTCAAAAACAATATGCAGGTCATCATGAGCCTGCTGTGGCTGCAGTCGGAGAAGATCGAAGAGCCGAAATACCGCAAATACTTCACCGAAAACATCGGCCGCCTGAGGGCGATGGCGATGGTCCATGAAAACCTTTACAGCGCAGAGGATTTTGAAGACATTGATATGCATCACTACCTGCAGATGCTGACGCTGAACCTCCAGAAAATCTCGGCGGTAAAGATTCATTGCGAATGCGAGAAATCCATCAGGCTGGGAATCCGAAATGCATTGTCGATCGGACTGATCGTCAACGAAGGCGTAACCAACGCCATCAAGTATGCCTATGACGGCACGGAGCACGGAGAGGTCTTGATCAAACTCGTTCAGCGCGGTCGTGGAAGCTACGATCTGATCGTGCGGGATTACGGCAAGGGGCTTCCGGAGCGTTCGGAAACGTCCGAAGGTATCGGTATGATGCTGATCACCGACCTTGTCAAAGGGCTGGATAACGGTACCTGCGATATCGCTTCTGACGGGGGCGTGACCATTACCATAACATTTGACGCAAAG